Genomic window (Shewanella psychropiezotolerans):
GCTTTGGTTATTATCTATTAATGGCATTAGGCAGTCTATTTATCGGACTGGCCCTCATATTAATCATTTCTCATAACTGGGATGAGATCCCAAGCTTGGTTAAAACCGGCGTCTTAATCTTATTGACTGCCACCACGAACCTAATTGGCTTGCGTTTATATCTGACTAACCGGTATCAAGCCGCAAATATTTGGGTGTTTTTTGGGGCCATATCCTATGGCGCCAGTATTATGCTCATTGCGCAAATTTACCACTTAGGTGAGCATTATCCAGATGGTATATATTGGTGGGCGTTAGGGGTGTTACCTTTAGTGCTATTAACCCGAAGTCGTTTACTGTCATTATTGATGCTCGCACTTGCTACAATTTGGCTGTGCGTAGAGGTCGGTGAAGCATTTTTCCCCTCTAGCTATCCTGTCTTTCTCTTATCTGCCCTGTTCCTGGCGCTGTATTGCCGCTCAACACCCACCATATTTGTCTTTAGTCTGTTTGCACTGCTGGTTTGGCTTAACTTAGCCTTGGCTTGGCTGATGGGTAGCGGCATTCATTATGAGCCCTTTGGTGACTTGCTGCCGTTCTCTCTCGCGCTTGGGTTAGTATTCAATGGCTTGGCCTGGGCATTGATGCGTACATCGAATCCTACATGGCGAGAGTATGGACTCGTGTTGCATCTTTGGCTCTTAAGAGTTTCTGTGGTGACTCTGCTCATACTCAGTTTTGAAGGTATCTGGCACGAGTACTCATCAGAAAGTGACATGTCTCTGGTATTGAGTATCGCTGCATTGATTACGGGCGGCGTGATTTCATGGAGCCTGTCTGCTAGAAATAGCCGATACGCCTCGATGCCCGCTGTACTTTTTAGCCTTTGTTTTAGTATTTGCTTTATTGCTCAAGCCTACTTTAGCAGTGGCGATATGATTGCTGCAGTCACTATCAATTTTTTATTGCTGGTGCTGGGCATAAGTTTGATTAGGCGGGGCATAGAGCAAGATGAAACCCAATACTTTTATACCGGAGTCGTGGCGTTGTTAGCGACGGCATTTGTGCGATACTTTGATCTTATCGGTGATTATCTCGGCGGCGCGCTGCTGTTTCTGATTGCCGCGTCTATCATGATGCTTGCTGCCAGATATTGGCGATTACGCGGGCAAACAGAGCTTGGAGGGCGAACCGATGAAGCTTAATTCAGGGCTAGTGCAAGATACGAACTGGTATCAGAGTCATACCTTTAAGATAGGACTCATAGTCGCGATCACTCTTCAGCTTTCGGTGCTAGTGGTAGAGTATTTGGGCTCAGTCTGGCCAATTTGGACCGGCACCCCAATCATACTCAAAACCCAGCCTTATGATCCCAGAAGCCTGTTTCGAGGCAATTTTGTGCGTCTTAGTTATGAAATCAGTCAAGTAGAGAGTGATAATGCCAGTGAATATAAGCTAGGCAGTGTCGTCTACGTCAGTGTCAAAGAAGAACTGAACCATTGGCGCTTTCAAAGTATTTCTAAGTTAAAACCGGTAACTGGGCTGTTTATACGTGGAAGGGTCAGGGCTAATTACGGTAACAGTTTATCTATCGAGTACGGTATAGAGGCATTTTTCATGCCCAAGGAGAAAGCGCTTTTAGCACAAGAAACCCTGAGGGAAGGAGCATTGATGCGTATCTTTGTGTCGGGAAACGGTAAAGCCCGCGCGCAGGAATTTGTCTGCCAAGGTGATGCTTGTTGAGATAACTGACTAAACCCGGAACTCAGTTCCGGGGTGTTATTGTTCTCGTTATTTTATCACTATTTTATCGTTATGGCTTAAATCGTGCCAATATGGATAAACACCCAAGCCATTAATTCATTTTGATACATGACTCACAAAAATAAGGGCTGAGTGAAAACACCTCTGGTTTTATGGTAAAAAGCGAGTAGTTTAATGATTGGGTAATGGGGTTCTACTCTATATCAATGGACTGATATTAAACCGCCTTCTGGGCTGATGACTCCTGGCATTTATAACGAATTAAGATCGTTAGAGGTCGGGCACAGCTGTATCAATTTCCTTCCACAACGGTCTTCCTAGCCATTTAAGCGAAGAGACTGCTATGAATTATTCTACCGAAATTCAAAATATGTGTCCTATAGCAAGAGGACCCAATCATGCTAATGCGCCCGTCCCCATAGAGGGAAACTTTATCCACGTCACAGAAGTCAGCCATATCTCAGGTGTCACCCATGGTGTCGGGACGTGTGCGCCGCAGCAGGGTGCGGCCAAACTGACCCTCAATGTAAAAGACGGCATCATCGAAGAGTGCTTGATAGAGACCGTTGGTTGCTCTGGCATGACACATTCAGCCGCCATGGCCTCTGAGATCATGACGGGCAAGACCTTACTCGAAGCCATGAATACCGATCTTGTGTGTGATGCCATCAATGTGGCCATGCGCGAGCTGTTTCTGCAGATGGCCTACGGACGCAGTCAAACCGCATTCTCTCAAGGCGGTTTGCCTATTGGGGCCGGGTTGGAAGATTTAGGCAAAGGGCTGCGCTCTCAAGTGGGGACCACCTATGGCACCCGGGCCAAGGGGGTTCGTTATCTGGACCTTGCCGAAGGATACATTACCCGAATGGCATTGGATGAAGACACTGAGGTGATCGGTTATGAATATGTGCAACTGGGTAAGATGATGGCATTAGTGGCCGATGGCGTCGATGCAAATGAAGCCATCGACAGAGCCAAGAGCCATTACGGTCGATTCGATGAAGCCGTGTCATACATTAACCCAAGAAAACAGTAGGGGATCATCATGATTGAATTTGAACGTAGCGTGGAACGTATGCCACGTATTCAGCAGATATTGGATATGTATGGCCTAGAGAGTCTAACTAACAGCCGTGACTTGTGTAATAAGCATGGCTTCGATCCCTTCGACATAGTGAAAGAGACACAAACCATCGCCTTCGATGATGCGGCCTGGGCTTACACCTTAGGGGCCGCTATTGCCATAAAACAACAGAAGTTTAAGGCCTATGAGGCGGCGAATGCCATCGGTGAAGGCTTGCAGGCTTTCACCATACCTGGCTCGGTAGCTGAGCAGAGGAAGGTAGGCTTGGGCCACGGCAACCTTGCCTCACGCCTCTTGTCTGAAGAGTCCCGTTGTTTCTGTTTTCTCGCGGGCCATGAATCCTTTGCCGCAGCCGAGGGGGCCATCAAGATAGCCCAGAATGCCAACAAGGTCAGACAATCGCCTTTAAGGGTGATTCTTAATGGTCTGGGGAAAGATGCGGCCTACCTTATTGCCCGCATCAATGGTTTTAACTATGTGGAGACTCGGTTTGATTATGCGACCGACGAGCTCAGCGTGGTGCGTGAGAAGCGATTTGGTAAGGACGTGCGTGGAGAGATCAACTGTTATGGCGCCGATGATGTGATGGAAGGCGTGGCCATCATGCACAAAGAAGGGGTGGATATCTCTATCACAGGCAATTCGACTAATCCCACCCGTTTCCAGCATCCTGTGGCCGGCACTTACAAGAAAGAGCGTCTGTTGTTGAAACAAGCTTACTTCTCTGTGGCATCAGGCGGCGGAACCGGACGTACTCTGCATCCGGATAATGTTGGCGCCGGCCCTGCTAGCTATGGCATGACAGATACTATGGGTAGGATGCACAGCGATGCCCAGTTTGCAGGCTCTTCCTCGGTACCCGCCCATGTGGAGATGATGGGTTTGGTTGGCATGGGAAATAACCCTATGGTGGGGGCCAGCGTGGCAATCGCCGTGGCCATCGAACAGGCGTTTAGTTAATACCCTAGGTATACAGGCTAGATTTTCCCTTGGTATATTTAGTCAATCAGATGAATAGATTGGGATGACTTTTCGTATTCCAAAAACAGAAAAAACCGAAGTCGTGTGACTCCGGTTTTTTGTTTCCCTTATCCCTATTGGGGATTTAGTCGGGGTAGTTAGTAGGGCATTAGCCGAACTGGTTCATGGTGTTGTCTTTACCCGACGCCTTCAGCGCCTGATCACCAGAGAAGTATTCCTTGTGAGCATCACCCATATCTGAGCCAGCCATGTTCTGGTGCTTAACACAGGCGATACCCTGGCGGATCTCTTTGCGCTGCACATTAGCCACATAACCTAGCATGCCTTGGTCACCGAAGTACTCTTTCGCCAAGTTGTCCGTAGACAAGGCAGCCGTGTGGTAAGTCGGTAGCGTGATCAGGTGATGGAAGATACCGGCTTCACGGGCTGAGTCGGCCTGGAAGGTACGGATTTTCTCGTCCGCCTGAATACCGAGTTCAGTTTCGTCATACTTGATATTCATCAAGTCAGCACGTTCGTAACTTGATACATCATTACCAGCTTCTTGCATGATATCAAAGATCTGTTGACGGAAGTTAAGCGTCCAGTTAAATGAAGGCGAGTTGTTGTAAACCAGCTTAGCATTTGGCACGACTTCACGAATGGCATTGACCATGGCACCAATCTGAGCCACATGAGGCTTCTCGGTCTCAATCCACAATAAGTCAGCGCCGTTCTGAAGACTGGTGATACAGTCGAGCACACAGCGCTCTTCACCAGTACCCGCGCGGAATTTAAACAGGCCATTGGGTAGACGTGAAGGCTTAACCAGCTTATCGCCGCGCTTAAACACTACGTCGCCATTTTCTAAGTTGTCGCTAGTGACTTCTTCTACTTCGATGAAAGAGTTGTACTTGTCACCCAAATCACCCGGCTCTGAAGTTACCGCAATCTTCTGCGTCAGACCCGCACCGAGAGAATCGGTACGTGCCACGATAACGCCATCATCGATGCCAAGTTCTAAGAAGGCATAACGTACGGCATTGATCTTAGCCAAAAACTCAACATGAGGAACCGTTACCTTGCCGTCTTGGTGACCACATTGCTTTACATCGGAAACCTGATTTTCAAGCTGTATACAACAGGCACCGGCTTCAATCATCTGCTTAGCCATCAGGTAAGTGGCTTCTTCGTTGCCAAAACCTGCATCGATATCGGCAATAATAGGTACAACATGGGTCTCGAAATTATCTATCTTATCCTGAATCGCGGCTTTATCGGCGGCGTCGGCATTATCAAGTTCACGGAACAGGCCGCCCAACTCACGAGCATCGGCTTGGCGAAGGAAAGTATAAAGCTCGGCAATTAGGCTAGCGACTGAAGTCTTCTCATGCATTGATTGGTCAGGCAGAGGACCGAACTCACTGCGAAGGGCTGCAACCATCCAACCCGAAAGATAGAGGTAACGTCGTTTCGTAGTCAAAAGATGCTTCTTAATCGCAATCATCTTCTGTTGGCCGATGAAACCGTGCCAACATCCTAGTGATTGAGTGTACTGAGAGCTATCAGCATCATAGTTAGCCATGTCTTCACGCATTATCTTGGCGGTATACTTAGCTATGTCTAAACCCGTCTTAAATTGGTTCTGAGTGCGCATACGAGCGACTGACTCAGGATTGATTGCATTCCAGGCACTACCTTCATTCTCAATCAAGCTTGCTGCAGTATCAATATCGGTTCGGTAATTTGACATGGTAAGTCCCTTCCTACAAAAAATAATTATCAACGATTGCTTCCGTTCAAAATAATAGTAATATTGAGCTAAATTAGTCTAATTTATAGTAATTATCTTCGGTATTTGTTTTATGAATATATCTCGTATTGACCTGAATTTGTTGGTTTATTTTGATGTCTTGCTCAGGGAGTTGAATGTAACCCGAGCCGCAGATCAGCTGGGGATCAGCCAACCGGCCATGAGTAATGGTCTTAAAAGGTTAAGGGTTTTGTTCGACGATCCGCTCTTAATCAGAACCAGTAAGGGGATGACACCGACAGAGAGGGCAAGTGAGTTAAAACCTGTGATCCGTGAGCTATTAATTGGGCTGGAGAAAGCCGTACAACCCAAAGCCGAGTTTAATGCATTAGAGAGTGAGCAAGTGTTTCGCATGATGGCGTCGGATTATGCCGAGTCTACCCTTATTCCCTTGTTGATCGCTCGCTTGCGTAATGAAGCACCGAAAGTCATTTTGGATATCATGACCCCAAGCGATGTCAATTTTGCCGATGTGGAACAGGGTAGAGTGGATATGGCGATTAACCGCTTCGATGAAATCCCTCAATCTTTTCATCAAAAAGTGCTCTGGAAAGATACATTCAGTTGCCTCATTAACCGCACTAATCCAGTATTGAGGGACTTTAATTTAGACAATTATCTTAAGTCTCATCACGTCTGGGTGAGTAAGACCGGCATGGGGGTCGGGGTCGGCATGGATCCCGATGATGTCCAACGTCTGGGCTGGGTAGATGAGGCCCTCGCAAAAATTGGTGCAAAACGTCGTATCACAGTATTCACCCGAAATTATCAAGCGGCCAGTTCATTGGCGGAGAGGCAAGATTTGATTGCCACTGTGCCCAGTAAAATGGCCAGATTACAGCAAGATAATACCCGAGTCAGTATAGTGACACCGCCATTCGATATCCCCCCATAGAGTTGACCATGGCCTGGAGCCCCTTATTGCAACATAATCCGGCTCACAGATGGATGAGAGAACTCATCACTGAAACTGCCAGAATCATAGATAGATTCTAGTCATTGGACATCAAGTTTTATTTAAGTAATATAAGTTTTATGAATGCTAGCTATAACTACGATAAATTAGTGATATACATTTAGGCTGGATAAACTGAACAAAACTTCTACTAACATTCTGCTCTTATGAGTCTTCATGTAGAGTGAGGTTCAATCGGCTTCATTTTTTAGCAATAGAGACAGGCACGACATAGTCAATGACACCTATCGGAAGGGAAAAATATGACATCACGTATTCAAGTTGGCAATTTACAGGTCGCTACATCATTATTTAAATTAGTTAATGAGCAGATTATTCCTGGGACCGACATCTCATCGGAAAGGTTTTGGAACTCACTTGAATCCATTATTGATGATCTAACGCCAAAGAATAGAAGTTTATTGGCCCGCCGCGATGAGTTACAAGCTCAGATAGATAAGTGGCATACAGATAATAAAGTCCATGATCCTCTGGCCTATAAAGCATTTTTGCAAGAGATAGATTACCTCGTTCCAGAAGGCGACGATTTCAGTATTACCACAGAAAATGTAGATATTGAAATTGCCCAGCAAGCGGGTCCTCAGCTTGTAGTCCCGGTTAAAAATGCCCGTTTTGCCCTAAATGCTGCGAATGCGCGATGGGGTAGTTTATATGATGCCCTCTATGGTACCGATGCCATCAGTGAAGAAGGCGGCGCCGAGATGGGTAGCGGTTTCAATCCGGTACGTGGTAGTAAGGTGATAGCGTTTGCCAAGCAACACTTAGATCAACTGGCTCCTTTAGCGGTAGGCAGCCATCGCGAGGCAAGCCATTACCAAATAGATGGAAACCAGCTGGTTATCACCCTAAGGGATGGAACTGATACTGGGCTCAAGCAGCCTGAAAAGTTGGTGGGTTATCTCGGTAATTTGGTTGCTCCCCATGCAGTCTTACTCAAAAATAATGGTCTGCATGTGGAGATCCAGATAGACAGACATCACGTCATAGGTAAGACAGATCTGGCTGGCATGAAAGATCTGCTGGTAGAAGCTGCTGTGACCACCATCATGGATTGTGAAGACTCGGTGGCTGCTGTCGATGCCGAAGATAAGTGTGAGGTCTATCAAAACTGGTTAGGCTTAATGAAAGGCGATCTCAAAGCCCATCTGACTAAAGGCGACAAGACCATCACTCGAGAGCTCAACCTTGATCGTCATTATCTGTGTCCTCTTGGAAGGGAGTTT
Coding sequences:
- a CDS encoding DUF2157 domain-containing protein; this encodes MRLIQLLKKELAHEAREWVDESIITHEQGQAILAKYGESLDNDANKTSFGYYLLMALGSLFIGLALILIISHNWDEIPSLVKTGVLILLTATTNLIGLRLYLTNRYQAANIWVFFGAISYGASIMLIAQIYHLGEHYPDGIYWWALGVLPLVLLTRSRLLSLLMLALATIWLCVEVGEAFFPSSYPVFLLSALFLALYCRSTPTIFVFSLFALLVWLNLALAWLMGSGIHYEPFGDLLPFSLALGLVFNGLAWALMRTSNPTWREYGLVLHLWLLRVSVVTLLILSFEGIWHEYSSESDMSLVLSIAALITGGVISWSLSARNSRYASMPAVLFSLCFSICFIAQAYFSSGDMIAAVTINFLLLVLGISLIRRGIEQDETQYFYTGVVALLATAFVRYFDLIGDYLGGALLFLIAASIMMLAARYWRLRGQTELGGRTDEA
- a CDS encoding GDYXXLXY domain-containing protein codes for the protein MKLNSGLVQDTNWYQSHTFKIGLIVAITLQLSVLVVEYLGSVWPIWTGTPIILKTQPYDPRSLFRGNFVRLSYEISQVESDNASEYKLGSVVYVSVKEELNHWRFQSISKLKPVTGLFIRGRVRANYGNSLSIEYGIEAFFMPKEKALLAQETLREGALMRIFVSGNGKARAQEFVCQGDAC
- a CDS encoding iron-sulfur cluster assembly scaffold protein, which translates into the protein MNYSTEIQNMCPIARGPNHANAPVPIEGNFIHVTEVSHISGVTHGVGTCAPQQGAAKLTLNVKDGIIEECLIETVGCSGMTHSAAMASEIMTGKTLLEAMNTDLVCDAINVAMRELFLQMAYGRSQTAFSQGGLPIGAGLEDLGKGLRSQVGTTYGTRAKGVRYLDLAEGYITRMALDEDTEVIGYEYVQLGKMMALVADGVDANEAIDRAKSHYGRFDEAVSYINPRKQ
- a CDS encoding GGGtGRT protein, coding for MIEFERSVERMPRIQQILDMYGLESLTNSRDLCNKHGFDPFDIVKETQTIAFDDAAWAYTLGAAIAIKQQKFKAYEAANAIGEGLQAFTIPGSVAEQRKVGLGHGNLASRLLSEESRCFCFLAGHESFAAAEGAIKIAQNANKVRQSPLRVILNGLGKDAAYLIARINGFNYVETRFDYATDELSVVREKRFGKDVRGEINCYGADDVMEGVAIMHKEGVDISITGNSTNPTRFQHPVAGTYKKERLLLKQAYFSVASGGGTGRTLHPDNVGAGPASYGMTDTMGRMHSDAQFAGSSSVPAHVEMMGLVGMGNNPMVGASVAIAVAIEQAFS
- a CDS encoding isocitrate lyase, with the protein product MSNYRTDIDTAASLIENEGSAWNAINPESVARMRTQNQFKTGLDIAKYTAKIMREDMANYDADSSQYTQSLGCWHGFIGQQKMIAIKKHLLTTKRRYLYLSGWMVAALRSEFGPLPDQSMHEKTSVASLIAELYTFLRQADARELGGLFRELDNADAADKAAIQDKIDNFETHVVPIIADIDAGFGNEEATYLMAKQMIEAGACCIQLENQVSDVKQCGHQDGKVTVPHVEFLAKINAVRYAFLELGIDDGVIVARTDSLGAGLTQKIAVTSEPGDLGDKYNSFIEVEEVTSDNLENGDVVFKRGDKLVKPSRLPNGLFKFRAGTGEERCVLDCITSLQNGADLLWIETEKPHVAQIGAMVNAIREVVPNAKLVYNNSPSFNWTLNFRQQIFDIMQEAGNDVSSYERADLMNIKYDETELGIQADEKIRTFQADSAREAGIFHHLITLPTYHTAALSTDNLAKEYFGDQGMLGYVANVQRKEIRQGIACVKHQNMAGSDMGDAHKEYFSGDQALKASGKDNTMNQFG